Proteins encoded within one genomic window of Fragaria vesca subsp. vesca linkage group LG1, FraVesHawaii_1.0, whole genome shotgun sequence:
- the LOC101307528 gene encoding uncharacterized protein LOC101307528, with the protein MEDGANRQQAEVSGLSRMNKGCLSFTASLQEGFRYVKAFFVGQAKRLTARSEKEATEADLVTAKMQVEATDAAEDTKSRLNKSV; encoded by the exons ATGGAAGACGGTGCTAATAGACAGCAAGCAGAGGTCTCTGGTCTGTCTCGCATGAATAAGGGGTGCTTATCTTTTACTGCTTCGTTGCAAGAGGGTTTCCGCTATGTCAAGGCCTTCTTTGTTGGTCAG GCTAAGAGGTTGACAGCAAGAAGTGAGAAAGAAGCAACAGAAGCAGACCTAGTAACTGCCAAAATGCAAGTTGAAGCTACTGATGCAGCCGAGGATACCAAGAGCAGACTCAACAAATCAGTCTAA